One region of Trinickia violacea genomic DNA includes:
- a CDS encoding ATP-binding protein, which produces MALSAVRANGERVQISGMSEGTRDQLYMALRLSALELHCEQTSPLPFVADDLFIYFDNKRSRAGLRVLAEIATRTQVIFLSHHDHMVDIVKEIFGTAANIRHLG; this is translated from the coding sequence ATGGCCCTATCGGCGGTTCGCGCCAACGGTGAACGTGTGCAGATTTCAGGCATGAGCGAAGGTACGCGCGACCAGCTCTACATGGCACTTCGGCTTTCCGCACTGGAACTGCATTGTGAGCAGACGTCTCCGCTGCCGTTCGTTGCCGACGATCTTTTCATCTATTTCGACAACAAGCGCTCGCGTGCCGGTCTTCGCGTCCTGGCGGAAATCGCAACGCGTACGCAGGTGATCTTTCTTAGTCACCACGACCACATGGTCGATATCGTCAAGGAGATCTTCGGAACGGCGGCGAATATCCGGCATCTGGGGTAA
- a CDS encoding ATP-binding protein translates to MPLGKPVQSYTAPSAHNSPGDKATDFELSEPKYSLGDIILDTETRSEINALISHKRDHTLVFERMGFSSTHKYSKRFVVNFYGEPGTGKTIAAHAIAKEFRKKILLIDYSQIESKYVGDTPKNLKRVFDFAKLESCVIFFDEADAILSKRVTSMQSSTDTSVNQTRSVMLNILNEFDGDIIFATNFISNYDSAFMRRISKHVKFNLPDYAIRKELFEKYIPGCMSDNIDIDELAGISAGLSAADIENSTLMAAFSAASESRLSVTTHDINKQISLIKESKRQNASNHTNLASRHVPEDYVEQQLRI, encoded by the coding sequence GTGCCCCTTGGTAAGCCGGTGCAAAGTTACACCGCGCCTAGTGCCCATAATTCGCCTGGCGACAAAGCGACAGACTTCGAGCTTTCCGAGCCGAAATACTCTCTCGGTGATATCATTCTCGACACGGAGACGCGCAGCGAGATCAACGCGCTCATTTCTCACAAGAGAGATCACACGCTGGTGTTCGAGAGAATGGGCTTCTCCTCCACCCACAAATATTCAAAGCGTTTTGTCGTGAATTTTTACGGCGAGCCGGGCACGGGGAAAACCATTGCGGCTCATGCCATCGCAAAAGAGTTCCGCAAGAAAATACTGCTTATCGATTACTCTCAAATCGAAAGCAAATATGTCGGGGACACCCCGAAAAATCTCAAGAGGGTTTTTGATTTCGCCAAGCTTGAGAGTTGCGTCATCTTTTTTGATGAAGCCGACGCAATTCTAAGCAAGAGAGTCACAAGCATGCAGAGCTCCACGGATACAAGCGTCAATCAGACCCGCTCCGTCATGCTGAATATTCTCAACGAGTTCGATGGGGATATCATTTTTGCGACCAATTTCATCTCAAACTATGACTCAGCTTTCATGCGAAGAATTTCAAAGCATGTAAAGTTCAACCTGCCTGATTACGCAATCAGAAAAGAGCTCTTCGAAAAATATATCCCAGGGTGCATGTCCGACAATATAGACATCGATGAACTTGCCGGGATTTCCGCAGGGCTAAGTGCTGCCGACATTGAAAACTCCACCCTCATGGCGGCCTTTTCTGCCGCGTCAGAAAGCAGGCTCAGTGTTACCACACATGATATCAATAAGCAGATTTCACTCATTAAAGAGAGCAAGCGGCAAAACGCATCAAACCACACAAATTTAGCCAGTCGACACGTACCTGAAGACTACGTCGAACAACAATTGAGAATTTAG
- the recC gene encoding exodeoxyribonuclease V subunit gamma, protein MTSNSISPGLMLIHGNQSERLRDLLVEWMKRYPLAPLESETILVQSNGIAQWLKLALAADSDRVSGEGGCGIAAALEISLPSSFIWQAYRAVLGASSVAEDSPFDKSRLVWRLMRILPAVVDRPVFEPLRRFISNDDDRRKRFQLAERIADLFDQYQMYRADWLASWAQGDDVVLDARGERHALPDEQCWQAALWRELVTDVANSRIGDASQEILSNGGRAAVHDAFLRRVNAWQSDERPAGLPRRIIVFGISSLPRQSLEALAALARWTQVLMCVPNPCAHYWADIVPDKELLRAEHSRQRRREGSPAELHADELHLHAHPLLASWGKQGRDFIGLLDEFDSAEARERYRPQFAGIGQRIDLFEERDAPTLLQQLQDDIRDLRPLRETRVEWPAVDPACDGSIRFHVAHSAQREVEILHDQLLAAFNADPSLRPRDIIVMVPDIEAYAPNIQAVFGLLDRDDPRHIPYSVADRGQRKADPLVGAIETLLGLPHSRLTISDLLDLLDVPALRKRFGIDEGDLLKLRGWIRGANIRWGLHAEQRASVGLPLDEDAAAPHTWAFGLRRMLLGYAVGSDAGAWRDVEPFGEVGGLDAALLGPLIKLIDELDNAWRTLREPATVPEWCERLRALKNAFFSSDDADDAYTLARLDNVLHTWLDACNEAGLTDTLPLSVVGDYWLTQLDEGGLSQRFFAGAVTFATLMPMRAIPFRRVYLLGMNDGDYPRTRVPMDFDLMRRHYRPGDRSRREDDRYLLLEAVLSARDHLHVSWVGRSINDNSERPPSVLIGQLRDHLAAGWRLAGATEVDRHALLEALTVEHRLQPFSAEYFPVDANASLLFTYAAEWRTVPPAARERAPSVDAPLSAVVREEPLTLRELTDFLKNPVKAFFSQRLRVALDAEEAASDDQEPFELDALENWKLQDELIHAQAAQVHDEAAIVAAREARMAVIRRRGDVATGGFGDLASERLLEPMDKLFEDYRQQLARWPVAIEREQEIRFQTAGQHQPLALADWLGQWRADADGNQSRVVLETSALVEGRAYRYPKLVGPWVQHLAANLAGRSVTTVIVSKKGTVELKPLKDGEAEAQLATLLRACEDGMRRPLPLALESAYEWLFKSGAADGNGAKSEQALEEAASAARSKYEGGFSRGEVQKSASLRRAYPDFNALSASGEFALLAVLLLGPLVSAVKKNDRAAANAAGVNE, encoded by the coding sequence TTGACCTCAAATTCCATTTCTCCGGGGCTGATGCTGATACACGGCAATCAATCCGAGCGGCTCCGCGATCTGCTTGTTGAATGGATGAAACGTTATCCACTCGCTCCGCTCGAGAGCGAGACGATACTGGTACAGAGCAACGGCATCGCGCAGTGGCTCAAACTCGCGCTTGCCGCCGACAGCGATCGCGTGAGTGGCGAGGGCGGCTGCGGCATCGCCGCCGCGCTCGAAATTTCGTTGCCGTCGAGCTTCATCTGGCAGGCGTATCGGGCGGTGCTGGGCGCATCGTCGGTGGCGGAAGATTCGCCATTTGACAAGTCGCGGCTCGTCTGGCGCCTGATGCGGATCTTGCCTGCAGTGGTCGATCGGCCGGTGTTCGAACCGCTCAGGCGCTTCATCAGTAACGACGACGACCGTCGCAAGCGTTTTCAGCTTGCGGAGCGCATAGCCGATCTGTTCGATCAGTACCAGATGTATCGCGCCGACTGGCTGGCAAGCTGGGCGCAGGGCGACGACGTTGTGCTTGACGCGCGCGGCGAACGTCATGCGTTGCCCGACGAACAGTGCTGGCAGGCGGCTCTCTGGCGCGAACTGGTCACCGACGTGGCGAACTCGAGGATTGGCGACGCGTCGCAGGAAATCTTGTCAAATGGCGGCCGTGCCGCGGTACACGACGCGTTCTTGCGACGGGTCAACGCATGGCAGAGCGACGAACGGCCAGCGGGACTACCGCGGCGAATCATCGTGTTCGGTATATCGAGCCTGCCGCGTCAGTCGCTGGAGGCGTTGGCTGCGCTTGCACGCTGGACTCAGGTGCTGATGTGCGTGCCGAATCCGTGCGCGCACTACTGGGCCGACATCGTCCCTGACAAGGAACTTCTGCGCGCTGAACATTCGCGCCAGCGGCGGCGAGAAGGCTCACCTGCTGAGCTGCACGCCGACGAGCTGCATCTGCACGCGCATCCGTTGCTTGCGTCGTGGGGCAAGCAGGGGCGCGACTTCATCGGCCTGCTCGACGAGTTCGACAGTGCCGAAGCGCGCGAGCGCTACCGCCCGCAGTTTGCGGGCATTGGTCAGCGTATCGATCTGTTCGAGGAACGCGACGCGCCCACACTTCTGCAGCAATTGCAGGACGACATCCGCGATCTGCGTCCGCTGCGCGAGACACGAGTCGAATGGCCTGCCGTCGATCCGGCGTGCGATGGTTCGATTCGTTTTCATGTTGCGCACAGTGCGCAGCGTGAAGTGGAGATCCTGCACGATCAGTTGCTCGCGGCGTTCAACGCGGACCCGAGCCTGCGGCCGCGCGACATTATCGTGATGGTGCCGGACATCGAGGCCTACGCGCCGAATATCCAGGCCGTCTTCGGGCTACTCGACCGGGACGATCCGCGCCACATCCCATATAGCGTCGCCGACCGCGGCCAGCGCAAGGCCGATCCGCTCGTCGGCGCGATCGAGACGCTGCTGGGCTTGCCGCATTCGCGTCTGACCATCAGTGATCTGCTCGACCTGCTCGACGTACCCGCGCTGCGCAAGCGTTTTGGCATCGACGAAGGCGACCTGCTGAAGCTGCGCGGGTGGATTCGGGGCGCGAACATCCGATGGGGGCTGCACGCGGAGCAGCGCGCAAGCGTCGGGTTGCCACTCGATGAAGACGCAGCTGCGCCGCACACGTGGGCGTTCGGCCTGCGACGGATGCTGCTTGGTTACGCTGTCGGCAGCGATGCGGGCGCATGGCGCGACGTCGAGCCGTTCGGCGAAGTGGGCGGACTCGATGCCGCGTTGCTCGGGCCTCTCATCAAGCTGATCGATGAACTCGACAACGCGTGGCGTACGCTGCGCGAGCCCGCGACAGTCCCTGAGTGGTGTGAGCGTCTGCGCGCACTGAAGAATGCCTTCTTCAGTAGCGACGACGCCGACGATGCCTACACGCTCGCCCGCCTCGACAACGTGCTGCACACTTGGCTCGACGCGTGTAACGAGGCGGGCTTGACAGACACTTTGCCGCTGTCAGTCGTCGGTGATTATTGGCTGACCCAGCTCGACGAAGGTGGGCTCTCGCAACGCTTCTTCGCGGGCGCGGTCACGTTCGCGACGCTGATGCCAATGCGCGCAATTCCCTTCCGTCGCGTGTACCTGCTTGGAATGAACGACGGTGACTATCCGCGTACGCGCGTGCCAATGGATTTCGATCTGATGCGCCGCCACTACCGGCCGGGCGATCGCTCACGTCGCGAGGACGATCGTTACCTTCTGCTCGAAGCCGTACTGTCGGCGCGCGATCATCTTCATGTGTCGTGGGTCGGGCGCAGTATCAACGACAACAGCGAACGTCCGCCCTCCGTGCTGATTGGTCAGCTTCGCGACCACCTGGCCGCCGGCTGGCGGCTCGCGGGCGCAACCGAGGTCGACCGTCATGCGCTACTCGAGGCCTTGACCGTCGAGCATCGCCTGCAGCCGTTCAGTGCCGAGTATTTCCCCGTCGATGCCAATGCGTCGCTGCTCTTCACCTATGCGGCCGAGTGGCGCACCGTACCGCCGGCGGCGAGGGAGCGCGCGCCCTCGGTGGACGCACCGCTGTCGGCCGTCGTGCGCGAGGAGCCACTGACGCTTCGAGAACTCACGGATTTCCTGAAGAACCCGGTCAAGGCGTTCTTCAGCCAGCGTCTGCGCGTCGCGCTCGACGCGGAGGAAGCCGCGAGCGACGATCAGGAGCCGTTCGAGCTCGATGCGCTTGAAAACTGGAAGTTGCAAGACGAGCTGATCCATGCGCAGGCCGCGCAAGTGCACGACGAAGCGGCAATAGTCGCCGCGCGTGAAGCGCGAATGGCCGTCATCCGTCGCCGGGGAGATGTGGCGACAGGTGGTTTCGGGGACCTCGCGAGCGAAAGGCTGCTCGAGCCGATGGACAAACTGTTCGAAGACTACCGGCAGCAACTCGCGCGTTGGCCTGTTGCAATCGAGCGCGAACAGGAGATCCGTTTTCAGACCGCTGGCCAGCATCAGCCGCTGGCGTTGGCCGATTGGCTCGGTCAATGGCGCGCCGATGCCGATGGCAATCAGTCGCGCGTCGTGCTGGAAACGAGCGCACTCGTTGAGGGGAGGGCGTATCGCTATCCCAAGCTGGTCGGTCCTTGGGTCCAGCATCTGGCGGCGAATCTCGCAGGTCGGTCAGTGACGACGGTGATCGTCAGCAAGAAGGGGACCGTCGAGTTGAAGCCGCTAAAGGATGGCGAGGCCGAGGCGCAACTCGCTACGTTGCTGCGCGCGTGCGAAGACGGCATGCGCAGACCGCTACCGCTAGCCTTGGAGTCGGCATACGAGTGGCTGTTCAAGAGCGG
- a CDS encoding SIR2 family NAD-dependent protein deacylase, translating to MRKAVEWLREADGLLVTAGAGMCVDSGLPDFRGNEGLWRAYPALGAAQRSFQSIANPAAFDEDPSLAWGFYGHRLKLYREVQPHAGFAVLKRWADGMERGAFVFTSNVDGQFQRAAIAEDRVAECHGSIHFLQCSTPCGSHIWPATDFIPQVDEQSCRLIGPVPRCPECGGVARPNILMFWDAEWLSRRTDQQESRFEHWIASVRRPLIVEVGAGTALPTVRRFSERHGPRVIRINAREPQIDPAFGIGIQGSALATLTGLDHMQRAHR from the coding sequence ATGCGGAAGGCTGTCGAATGGCTGCGCGAGGCAGACGGCCTGCTTGTGACCGCGGGCGCGGGAATGTGCGTGGATTCTGGGCTGCCCGATTTTCGCGGCAATGAAGGTTTGTGGCGCGCGTATCCCGCGCTGGGCGCGGCGCAGCGCAGTTTTCAGTCGATCGCGAATCCGGCCGCTTTCGACGAAGACCCCTCGCTTGCCTGGGGCTTTTACGGCCACCGCCTCAAGCTTTACCGCGAGGTTCAACCTCACGCAGGGTTCGCTGTGCTCAAGCGGTGGGCGGACGGCATGGAGCGCGGCGCGTTTGTCTTCACGAGCAATGTCGACGGGCAGTTCCAGCGCGCAGCCATAGCCGAAGACCGAGTCGCCGAATGCCACGGCTCGATTCACTTCCTTCAATGCAGTACGCCGTGCGGCTCGCACATCTGGCCTGCGACTGATTTCATCCCGCAGGTGGACGAGCAATCATGTCGTCTCATCGGTCCGGTGCCTCGCTGTCCCGAATGCGGCGGGGTCGCGCGCCCCAATATCCTTATGTTCTGGGACGCGGAATGGCTGTCCCGGCGGACGGATCAGCAGGAGTCACGTTTTGAGCACTGGATCGCGTCGGTGAGGCGACCCCTGATCGTCGAAGTCGGTGCGGGTACCGCACTGCCGACGGTGCGTCGCTTCAGCGAACGTCACGGGCCGCGCGTCATCCGCATCAATGCGCGCGAACCGCAGATTGATCCCGCATTCGGTATCGGTATCCAGGGCAGCGCTCTCGCGACGCTCACCGGGCTCGATCACATGCAACGCGCTCATCGATAA